A portion of the Stella humosa genome contains these proteins:
- the guaA gene encoding glutamine-hydrolyzing GMP synthase yields the protein MTDRVLILDFGSQVTQLIARRVRESGVYCEIHPFSIPFERIAEMAPRAIILSGGPASVTEATTPRAPQQIFEMGVPILGICYGQQAMCAQLGGEVEGSDQREFGRAMVDVTQDCTLFTDTWVKGAREQVWMSHGDRVIRLPPGFRAVATSEGAPFAVIADDARRFYGTMFHPEVVHTPHGAQLLRNFTHGVAGCRGDWTMAAFRAQAIERIRAQVGSERVICGLSGGVDSAVAALLLHEAIGPQLTCIFVDTGLLRAGEADEVVALFRGHYNIPLIHSDAGDLFLGKLAGVSDPEVKRKTIGGLFIDVFEAEAKKIGGADFLAQGTLYPDVIESVSFTGGPSVTIKSHHNVGGLPARMKMKLVEPLRELFKDEVRALGRELGMPDSMVGRHPFPGPGLAIRCPGEVTPEKLELLRKADRIYLDEIRQAGLYNEIWQAFAVILPVRTVGVMGDGRTYDYALALRAVTSTDGMTADSYPFTHEFLSRTATRIINEVRGINRVAYDVTSKPPGTIEWE from the coding sequence ATGACCGACCGCGTGCTGATCCTCGATTTCGGCTCCCAGGTGACCCAGTTGATCGCGCGGCGGGTGCGCGAGAGCGGCGTCTATTGCGAGATCCACCCCTTCTCCATCCCGTTCGAGCGCATCGCCGAGATGGCGCCGCGGGCGATCATCCTGTCGGGCGGCCCGGCCTCGGTGACGGAGGCGACCACGCCGCGGGCGCCGCAGCAGATCTTTGAGATGGGCGTGCCGATCCTCGGCATCTGCTACGGCCAGCAGGCGATGTGCGCGCAGCTCGGCGGCGAGGTCGAGGGCTCCGACCAGCGGGAGTTTGGCCGCGCCATGGTCGACGTGACCCAGGATTGCACCCTCTTCACCGACACCTGGGTCAAGGGTGCGCGCGAGCAGGTGTGGATGAGCCATGGCGACCGCGTCATCCGCCTGCCGCCCGGCTTCCGCGCGGTCGCGACCAGCGAGGGCGCGCCGTTCGCGGTGATTGCGGACGACGCGCGTCGCTTCTACGGCACCATGTTCCACCCCGAGGTGGTGCACACGCCGCACGGCGCCCAGCTCCTGCGCAACTTCACCCACGGGGTGGCCGGCTGCCGCGGCGACTGGACGATGGCGGCCTTCCGCGCCCAGGCGATCGAGCGCATCCGCGCCCAGGTCGGGTCCGAGCGGGTAATCTGCGGCCTGTCGGGCGGCGTCGACAGCGCGGTGGCCGCCTTGCTGCTGCATGAGGCGATCGGCCCGCAGCTCACCTGCATCTTCGTCGATACCGGCCTGTTGCGCGCGGGCGAGGCCGACGAGGTGGTGGCGCTGTTCCGCGGCCACTACAACATCCCGCTCATCCACAGCGACGCGGGCGACCTGTTCCTCGGCAAGCTGGCCGGCGTCTCCGACCCCGAGGTGAAGCGCAAGACCATCGGCGGCCTGTTCATCGACGTGTTCGAGGCAGAGGCGAAGAAGATCGGCGGGGCGGATTTCCTGGCCCAGGGCACGCTCTATCCCGACGTGATCGAGAGCGTGTCCTTCACCGGCGGCCCGTCCGTCACCATCAAGTCCCACCACAATGTCGGCGGCCTGCCGGCGCGCATGAAGATGAAGCTGGTGGAGCCGCTGCGCGAGCTCTTCAAGGACGAGGTGCGGGCGCTGGGCCGCGAGCTCGGCATGCCCGACAGCATGGTCGGCCGCCACCCGTTCCCGGGCCCGGGCCTGGCCATCCGCTGCCCCGGCGAGGTGACGCCCGAGAAGCTGGAGCTGCTGCGCAAGGCCGACCGCATCTATCTCGACGAGATCCGCCAGGCCGGCCTCTACAACGAGATCTGGCAGGCCTTCGCCGTCATCCTGCCCGTGCGCACCGTCGGCGTGATGGGCGACGGCCGCACCTACGACTACGCCCTGGCGCTCCGCGCCGTCACCTCGACCGACGGCATGACCGCGGACTCCTACCCCTTCACCCACGAGTTCCTGTCGCGCACGGCGACCCGGATCATCAACGAGGTGCGGGGGATTAATCGGGTGGCGTACGACGTGACGTCGAAGCCGCCGGGGACGATCGAGTGGGAGTGA